A single Parabacteroides timonensis DNA region contains:
- a CDS encoding SusC/RagA family TonB-linked outer membrane protein, with translation MSNMKHLFKQMVILTLLLTLPLLEIHAQITINMKDKPASEVVKQIEKVSKYRFFYKKGLPGMNTPITVDANDQSIESVLGQIVQQIPVSYAIKGETQVVLTEPELQNSNTNLTKSVKGTVTDANGEPIIGANIMEKGTVNGTITDMDGNFSLTVKEGAILVVSYVGYITQDLPVKNKDTLVVHLKEDSQALGEVVVTALGIKREEKALGYSVQKMSGDDMPMAKAVDITTSLTGKIAGLNIQNNTEFDQDATISLRGSTPLLIVDGIPYANLSINEIAADDIESVDVLKGATASALYGARGSSGAIMITTKKGSDKEGLNININSNTMFFSGYLAFPETQHSYSAGTGGKYNNNSVWGDKLDIGRTAVQWDPKTYEFREMELTSKGKDNFNNFLQFSMVTNNNVSVTQKGKYGSFRASATQVYHKGEYPNQKLNKMTFSVGGEMKWQKFSMDATAAYNKRVSSNTVGSGYSSSYIYNMVIWGGTEYDVRDYRDYWVKGKENEMQNWYDKSWYDNPWFKAYEQITSYDTDVFNTSVNTSYEITPWLKAMARAGADIYNKREESRNAISANGAWDKKGYYSINKDTKFSVNADAMLMADKTWGKFNLNGMFGGNIFYRHDDDMLSKTQGGLSIPGYYSLKSSSDPVSATSSLKQKRVNSIYGKASVSWNSTYYLDITGRNDWSSTLRSDERSYFYPSVAGSVILSEILPLPSWWNFLKVRGSWTTTKQDADIYANNNVYEVTTNVWDGLSTASYPEALIGGIVLPQKSETWEAGLAQTFLQKRLNIDFAYYHKLESDFIIDGGVSESTGYKSIQTNSKEQRLRTGVELVVGGTPIQTKDFNWHILTNWSHDNYTYHKLDPDYSTKRPWIKEGADWDWIAINDWERDPDGNIVHNGGIPVRQTFQKKVGKYVPDLVWGITNTLRYKNWTLSFTFDGRVGGISYSKTHQMLWNSGTHVDSDNQFRYDEVVNGNISYVGEGVKVVSGAVKRDPDGNVLEDTRVFAPNDVVVSYESYITKYHDSHASPSWQNMLSQTFFKLRNLSLTYDIPSSACKKVGMKNASVSFTGQNLLLWAKDFKYADPERGGETEELNAPSQRYMGFNIKVDF, from the coding sequence ATGAGTAACATGAAGCATTTATTTAAACAAATGGTTATTCTGACACTATTGTTAACCCTTCCACTATTGGAAATCCACGCTCAGATAACCATCAATATGAAAGACAAACCCGCTTCGGAGGTGGTGAAGCAAATTGAAAAAGTAAGCAAATATCGTTTTTTTTATAAGAAAGGCCTTCCCGGTATGAATACCCCCATTACTGTTGATGCAAATGATCAAAGTATTGAATCTGTGTTGGGGCAGATCGTTCAGCAGATACCTGTTTCTTATGCTATAAAAGGAGAAACTCAGGTGGTACTTACTGAGCCCGAACTTCAAAATTCGAATACCAACCTTACTAAATCCGTGAAAGGAACGGTAACCGATGCGAACGGAGAACCCATTATCGGAGCGAATATTATGGAAAAAGGAACGGTCAACGGAACGATTACCGATATGGATGGTAACTTTTCATTGACAGTGAAAGAAGGAGCGATTCTGGTCGTTTCGTATGTCGGTTATATTACTCAGGATTTACCCGTTAAGAATAAAGATACATTGGTTGTCCATTTAAAAGAGGATTCACAAGCGCTCGGGGAAGTAGTAGTAACTGCTTTGGGTATTAAGAGAGAAGAGAAAGCATTGGGTTACTCAGTCCAAAAGATGAGTGGTGACGATATGCCGATGGCTAAAGCTGTCGATATAACTACTTCATTGACAGGTAAAATTGCCGGGTTGAATATTCAGAATAATACTGAATTTGATCAGGATGCAACGATCTCATTACGTGGCTCTACTCCTCTATTGATTGTAGATGGTATTCCTTATGCCAATTTATCGATCAATGAAATTGCTGCCGATGATATTGAATCTGTCGATGTACTGAAAGGGGCAACCGCTTCAGCATTGTATGGAGCAAGAGGTTCCAGCGGTGCAATCATGATTACGACAAAGAAAGGATCGGATAAGGAAGGATTGAACATCAACATTAATAGTAATACCATGTTTTTCTCCGGTTATCTGGCTTTTCCTGAAACACAACATTCATACAGTGCCGGTACAGGTGGTAAATATAATAATAATTCGGTGTGGGGAGATAAGTTGGATATTGGACGTACTGCCGTTCAATGGGATCCGAAAACGTACGAATTCAGAGAAATGGAACTTACTTCCAAAGGAAAAGATAATTTCAATAACTTCCTTCAGTTTAGTATGGTAACAAATAACAACGTAAGTGTTACCCAGAAAGGAAAATATGGTTCTTTCAGAGCTTCCGCCACACAAGTTTACCATAAGGGGGAATATCCTAATCAGAAATTGAATAAAATGACTTTCTCCGTAGGCGGTGAAATGAAATGGCAGAAATTTTCGATGGATGCAACGGCGGCCTACAATAAACGTGTATCGTCGAATACGGTAGGTTCGGGATATAGTAGCAGTTATATCTATAATATGGTGATCTGGGGCGGAACCGAATATGATGTTCGCGATTATAGAGACTACTGGGTGAAAGGAAAAGAAAATGAAATGCAGAACTGGTATGATAAGAGTTGGTATGATAACCCCTGGTTTAAAGCTTATGAACAGATCACTTCGTATGATACTGATGTGTTCAATACCTCTGTCAACACCAGTTATGAGATTACTCCCTGGTTGAAGGCAATGGCTCGTGCCGGTGCGGATATTTATAACAAACGGGAAGAATCCAGAAATGCGATCAGTGCAAACGGAGCATGGGATAAGAAAGGATATTACAGTATAAATAAAGATACTAAATTCAGTGTCAATGCCGACGCTATGTTGATGGCCGATAAAACTTGGGGCAAGTTTAATCTAAATGGAATGTTCGGAGGTAATATCTTCTATCGCCATGACGATGATATGCTGAGTAAGACACAGGGAGGACTTTCTATTCCCGGATATTATTCGTTGAAGTCATCCTCCGACCCTGTCAGCGCGACAAGCAGTTTGAAACAAAAACGGGTAAACAGTATCTATGGAAAAGCTTCTGTTTCCTGGAACAGTACCTATTATTTGGATATTACCGGACGTAATGACTGGTCTTCAACTTTACGCTCCGACGAGCGCTCTTATTTTTATCCTTCGGTGGCAGGCAGTGTAATCTTATCGGAAATATTACCGTTACCTTCCTGGTGGAATTTCTTGAAAGTGAGAGGGTCATGGACTACTACAAAGCAAGATGCAGATATATACGCTAATAATAATGTATACGAAGTTACAACAAATGTCTGGGATGGTTTGTCTACCGCTTCCTATCCTGAAGCTCTGATCGGAGGAATTGTTCTTCCTCAGAAATCCGAAACCTGGGAGGCCGGTCTGGCTCAAACCTTTTTACAGAAACGGTTAAATATCGACTTTGCCTATTATCATAAGTTGGAGTCTGATTTTATTATTGATGGAGGCGTAAGTGAGTCTACCGGATATAAATCTATTCAGACGAATAGTAAAGAGCAACGTTTACGTACCGGTGTAGAACTGGTAGTAGGAGGAACACCCATCCAAACGAAAGATTTCAATTGGCATATTCTGACGAACTGGTCACACGATAATTATACTTATCATAAATTGGATCCTGATTATTCCACAAAACGTCCCTGGATCAAAGAAGGAGCCGACTGGGACTGGATTGCCATTAATGACTGGGAACGTGACCCTGACGGAAACATTGTTCACAACGGAGGTATTCCTGTACGACAGACGTTCCAGAAGAAAGTCGGTAAATATGTTCCCGATCTGGTGTGGGGTATAACCAATACATTGCGATATAAGAACTGGACATTAAGTTTTACGTTTGACGGGCGTGTCGGTGGTATCTCTTATTCTAAAACTCACCAGATGCTGTGGAATTCAGGGACACATGTAGACTCTGATAACCAATTCCGTTATGATGAAGTTGTAAATGGGAATATTTCTTATGTCGGAGAAGGAGTAAAGGTTGTTTCCGGTGCGGTAAAAAGAGATCCGGATGGCAATGTCCTGGAAGATACACGAGTTTTTGCGCCTAATGATGTCGTGGTTTCTTATGAAAGTTATATTACTAAGTATCATGACTCTCATGCAAGCCCGAGCTGGCAGAATATGCTGAGCCAGACTTTCTTTAAACTTCGGAATCTCTCCCTGACTTATGATATACCGTCGTCGGCCTGTAAGAAAGTCGGGATGAAAAATGCTTCTGTTAGTTTTACCGGTCAGAACCTGCTTCTGTGGGCGAAAGATTTTAAATATGCAGACCCGGAAAGAGGTGGTGAAACAGAAGAGTTGAATGCACCGTCTCAGCGTTATATGGGTTTTAATATTAAAGTTGATTTCTAA
- a CDS encoding SusD/RagB family nutrient-binding outer membrane lipoprotein, giving the protein MKNIKIVSCLLAYVLSFSACTSTFDEMNTNPDATTQVKSSMLATTVIKDMVTKIWEYNEFLSRRMFWGEQINNAQYNRFGTDSFSYIRILTNAKQMMELASEEDKDAYSGLFYFMKGWNFWRCTMSMGDIPYSQALDIEEYRYPVYDSQKDVFIGVLSDLEKADEFFATANTFEGDPFYKGDPVKWRKATNVLRLKVLISLSKRVDDTPELNIKETFARIVAEGNLFRSNDDNLQVVYSDKQGQQNPFHNSFVKSINEYAGSALLIDPLKKFEDYRLFYYFSPAQAMTDELYLAPGQKLLEPSDWNAYQGLDVAAVFGEESKKIANKMHSRPNGVYRLSYAGVPYIRLGYADMNFTIAEAIERGWLKGDAQKYYEDGIRASFRFVASTVPAEYQNGREITDEYIENYLKGPYVAYNTKGTQTERLKQIWIQVYIARYYHMQYDDYYDYRRNTYPEFPINPNTNLNDDKTKIPMRWQYPENELLYNKEQYLAALDRQWGGTDNVNNVMWLLK; this is encoded by the coding sequence ATGAAAAATATAAAAATAGTTAGCTGTTTACTGGCGTATGTTCTTTCGTTTTCAGCTTGTACATCGACTTTTGATGAAATGAATACGAACCCGGATGCAACAACCCAGGTTAAATCGTCCATGTTGGCTACCACCGTAATAAAGGACATGGTTACGAAGATATGGGAGTATAATGAGTTTCTGAGCCGGAGGATGTTTTGGGGGGAACAGATTAATAATGCCCAATACAACCGTTTCGGAACAGATAGTTTTTCTTATATCCGGATACTGACGAATGCGAAACAAATGATGGAATTGGCTTCCGAGGAAGATAAAGATGCCTATTCCGGATTGTTCTACTTTATGAAAGGATGGAATTTCTGGCGTTGTACGATGAGTATGGGAGATATCCCTTATTCGCAGGCCCTGGATATAGAAGAGTATCGTTATCCGGTTTACGACAGTCAGAAAGATGTTTTTATAGGTGTTTTGTCCGACCTGGAAAAAGCAGATGAATTCTTTGCTACGGCTAATACATTCGAAGGTGATCCGTTTTATAAAGGTGATCCGGTGAAATGGAGAAAAGCGACGAATGTTCTGCGGTTGAAGGTGTTGATTTCTTTGTCTAAGCGTGTGGATGATACGCCCGAGTTGAATATAAAGGAGACATTTGCCAGGATAGTAGCGGAGGGTAACCTGTTCCGGAGCAATGACGATAATTTGCAGGTTGTTTATTCAGATAAGCAAGGCCAGCAGAATCCGTTCCATAATAGTTTTGTGAAGAGTATTAACGAATATGCCGGTTCTGCCCTATTGATCGATCCGTTGAAGAAGTTTGAGGATTATCGTTTATTCTATTATTTTTCTCCGGCCCAGGCCATGACCGATGAGTTGTATCTGGCTCCGGGACAAAAACTGTTGGAGCCGAGTGACTGGAATGCTTATCAGGGATTGGATGTTGCTGCCGTATTCGGGGAAGAGTCCAAAAAGATTGCTAACAAGATGCATTCGCGCCCGAATGGAGTATACCGTCTGAGTTATGCAGGAGTTCCATATATTCGTTTAGGATATGCGGATATGAATTTTACGATTGCTGAGGCTATCGAACGGGGTTGGCTAAAAGGAGATGCCCAAAAATACTATGAAGATGGTATCCGTGCTTCTTTCCGGTTCGTTGCATCTACTGTTCCTGCAGAATATCAAAACGGAAGAGAGATTACAGATGAATATATTGAGAATTATTTGAAAGGTCCGTATGTTGCCTATAATACGAAAGGAACACAGACCGAACGTTTGAAACAGATTTGGATCCAGGTTTATATTGCCCGTTATTATCATATGCAGTATGATGATTATTATGATTACCGTCGGAATACTTATCCGGAGTTTCCTATAAATCCGAATACGAATTTGAACGATGATAAAACAAAAATCCCCATGCGCTGGCAATATCCGGAGAATGAGCTATTGTATAATAAGGAACAGTATCTTGCCGCATTGGATCGCCAATGGGGTGGTACGGATAATGTTAATAATGTGATGTGGTTGTTGAAATAG
- a CDS encoding FecR family protein, protein MRIELLHRLIAGSTTEEENRQLMEWFRQCASREEFFKLFERAWKDSSDEMPRDVQERMYRRLNRGLDEEKKQAKVIPLRSRFSWKIWQRVAVACIIIVLSLVNYNMYQKQKQLSTQNFMVSAEKGQRAFVTLPDSTKVWLNSDTKISYPADYGMKERNVALVGEAYFEVAKNPAKRFVVEIKGMQVEALGTAFNINSYKNDNKIIASLFDGSVRVSYEDHVAILKPHESVKVDLLTHDFLQYEDNNMKDIALWRENEITFDGESLEEIAGIINRLYNTTIYIEDESLKKECYIGTVRNNSLENFIDIINLTTPVVYENKGDTVFLKRRDP, encoded by the coding sequence ATGAGAATAGAATTACTTCACCGTCTGATAGCAGGTTCCACCACTGAAGAAGAAAATCGGCAGTTAATGGAATGGTTCCGGCAGTGTGCATCCCGGGAAGAGTTTTTCAAACTTTTCGAGAGAGCATGGAAAGATAGTTCGGATGAAATGCCCAGAGATGTACAGGAACGTATGTATCGTCGGTTGAATCGTGGTTTGGATGAAGAGAAAAAACAAGCTAAAGTCATTCCGTTGCGTTCGCGTTTTTCCTGGAAAATCTGGCAACGGGTTGCGGTGGCTTGCATTATCATTGTTTTAAGCCTGGTCAATTATAATATGTATCAAAAGCAGAAACAATTATCGACACAGAATTTCATGGTATCGGCAGAGAAGGGACAACGGGCTTTCGTTACTTTGCCTGATAGTACGAAAGTATGGTTGAACTCTGATACGAAGATCAGCTATCCGGCAGACTATGGTATGAAAGAACGGAATGTGGCATTGGTGGGGGAAGCTTATTTTGAAGTTGCTAAAAATCCGGCTAAACGTTTTGTTGTGGAAATCAAAGGTATGCAGGTAGAAGCTCTGGGAACTGCATTCAATATAAATTCATATAAAAATGACAATAAAATTATTGCATCGCTGTTTGACGGTTCCGTTCGAGTGAGTTATGAAGACCATGTAGCGATCCTCAAACCGCATGAATCAGTGAAAGTCGACCTGTTGACCCACGATTTCCTGCAGTACGAAGATAATAACATGAAGGATATAGCCCTTTGGCGGGAGAATGAAATTACATTCGACGGTGAATCCTTGGAAGAGATTGCAGGTATCATAAACCGTCTGTACAATACGACCATATATATAGAAGACGAATCGTTAAAGAAAGAATGTTATATAGGAACTGTTCGGAATAACAGTCTTGAAAACTTTATCGACATCATCAACCTCACTACTCCTGTAGTGTATGAGAATAAAGGTGATACCGTATTCCTGAAAAGAAGAGATCCTTAA
- a CDS encoding RNA polymerase sigma factor → MDNELLYRLKEGDRDAFNSVYWRYSPKVYNTVLYLLNDSDIAEDVVQELFLTIWEKRENIQPELNFEAYISTIARNLAYKYIEEALRKNQPLEELNDIKLISSSEEDAIEADSLREYIFNVISSFPEMRRKVFIMSRFENLSHTEIAEKLALSERTVEAHIYQALKELRKVLGNKAVAFLLIYLSL, encoded by the coding sequence ATGGATAATGAACTTTTATATCGTCTTAAAGAAGGGGACAGGGATGCTTTTAATTCCGTCTATTGGCGGTATAGTCCAAAAGTATACAATACCGTTCTGTATTTATTGAATGATTCTGATATTGCTGAGGATGTTGTGCAGGAACTCTTCCTGACTATTTGGGAAAAACGCGAGAACATTCAACCTGAGCTTAATTTTGAAGCTTATATTTCAACTATCGCCCGTAATTTAGCATATAAATATATAGAAGAAGCTCTTCGTAAAAATCAACCGCTCGAAGAGCTCAATGATATAAAACTGATATCCAGTTCAGAGGAAGATGCCATTGAAGCCGATTCATTGCGGGAGTATATTTTTAATGTCATTTCTTCATTTCCGGAAATGCGCCGGAAAGTATTTATCATGAGCCGTTTTGAAAATCTGTCGCATACCGAAATAGCAGAAAAATTAGCCTTATCTGAACGTACGGTAGAAGCCCATATCTATCAGGCTTTGAAAGAACTCCGTAAAGTGCTGGGCAATAAGGCTGTGGCTTTCCTTCTTATTTATCTTTCCTTGTAA